A genomic window from Flavobacterium azooxidireducens includes:
- a CDS encoding DUF1361 domain-containing protein, which translates to MKKLTYYQTIRKNEVIVFATLTLFSLLLLLIRAKVTQSVFFFFLIWNLFLAFIPYLISFFLFTSVTFQERRFLRIGTLLVWLLFLPNSFYLLTDFVHLNKFPDVPFWFDLVLVSSFSITGFALGLFSIRTIEKIIQLHYSKTQSKIMLFCILYLTAFGIYLGRFLRFNSWDLLSNPIDLFSSCVDCLFMRDVQNFTLGFGTFLLVLYSVSSALISKNIHHD; encoded by the coding sequence ATGAAAAAACTTACCTATTATCAAACTATCAGAAAAAATGAGGTGATTGTATTTGCTACGTTAACTCTTTTCAGTCTATTGCTACTATTAATTAGAGCCAAAGTGACACAAAGTGTTTTCTTTTTCTTTCTAATTTGGAATTTATTCCTTGCTTTCATCCCTTACTTAATTTCATTCTTTCTTTTCACTTCAGTCACTTTCCAAGAAAGGAGATTTCTAAGAATCGGAACGCTTTTGGTTTGGTTGCTTTTTTTACCTAATTCCTTTTATTTATTGACCGATTTTGTACACCTCAACAAATTTCCGGACGTACCTTTTTGGTTCGATTTGGTGTTGGTTTCCTCATTTTCGATTACCGGATTTGCTTTGGGATTATTCTCCATCCGAACCATCGAAAAAATAATTCAACTCCATTATTCCAAAACTCAAAGTAAGATAATGCTGTTTTGCATTCTTTATTTAACTGCTTTTGGTATTTACCTCGGACGGTTTTTACGTTTCAACAGTTGGGATTTACTCTCAAATCCAATTGATTTGTTTTCATCCTGTGTTGACTGTCTGTTTATGAGAGATGTTCAAAATTTTACACTTGGCTTTGGTACTTTCTTACTGGTTTTATACTCCGTTTCTTCTGCTTTAATTTCTAAAAATATACATCATGACTAA
- the creD gene encoding cell envelope integrity protein CreD, producing the protein MEKQTNFFQSNTAKIIMVGFLTLILLIPLQFVKSLIEERSIRQKEVVSETSEKWGEDIYFYGPILKIPYKVHTESLQYEAKTNQHVKTISTEIRLAYFFPEELKNTTDVTMVKPLQRSLYKSNVFNAQMDFSGSYVFPNFKINSIADENIMWDKATILIRTTNLKSIKSQVNLKLGDSVYRFEPTQNKQNDSMSTLETGLVNLQSLQQNRKQNFTFNINYNGSKMIHFAPIGKTTSAKMSSNWPSPSFSGNFLPNDKNKKITSKGFEAEWEVLHLNRPFPQQSFETLPNVRPHAFGVDFITTVDEYQQNERASKYGFLVIGLTFLIFFLIQSISKINIHIFQYSMIGLALIMFYTLLISITEHSSFTLAYVVAGASVIVLISLYSISILKNKKFPAFIGISLTFLYTFIFVIIQMEDYALLVGSIGLFLILAAVMYFSRKIDWGAGN; encoded by the coding sequence ATGGAAAAACAAACCAATTTCTTTCAGTCCAACACCGCTAAAATCATCATGGTTGGCTTTTTAACGCTCATTTTATTGATTCCGCTTCAATTTGTGAAAAGTCTTATTGAAGAACGATCCATTCGTCAAAAAGAAGTCGTTTCCGAAACTTCCGAAAAATGGGGCGAAGACATTTATTTTTATGGTCCGATTTTGAAAATTCCGTACAAAGTACATACCGAAAGCCTTCAATACGAAGCCAAAACCAATCAGCATGTGAAAACCATTTCCACTGAAATTCGTTTAGCCTATTTCTTTCCGGAAGAACTAAAAAACACCACAGATGTCACAATGGTTAAACCATTACAACGCAGTTTGTATAAGTCGAATGTGTTTAATGCTCAAATGGATTTTTCAGGAAGTTATGTTTTTCCGAACTTCAAAATCAATTCGATTGCGGATGAAAATATTATGTGGGACAAAGCCACGATTTTGATTCGGACAACGAATTTAAAAAGCATCAAAAGTCAGGTGAATTTAAAGTTAGGTGATTCGGTTTATCGATTTGAACCAACGCAAAACAAGCAGAATGATTCGATGTCAACATTAGAAACCGGTTTAGTGAATTTGCAATCGCTTCAACAAAATAGAAAACAAAACTTTACTTTCAACATCAATTATAACGGTAGTAAGATGATTCATTTTGCTCCGATTGGGAAAACGACTTCGGCAAAAATGAGTTCCAATTGGCCGTCGCCGAGTTTCTCCGGGAATTTTTTACCTAATGACAAAAACAAAAAAATCACGTCAAAAGGTTTTGAAGCCGAATGGGAAGTGTTGCACCTCAACCGACCTTTCCCGCAGCAATCATTTGAAACTTTACCAAATGTGAGACCGCATGCTTTTGGTGTCGATTTTATTACGACTGTGGATGAATATCAACAAAACGAACGAGCTTCGAAGTATGGATTTTTGGTAATTGGATTAACGTTTTTAATCTTTTTTCTCATCCAAAGCATTAGTAAAATCAATATTCATATTTTTCAATATTCGATGATTGGTTTGGCGTTGATTATGTTTTATACGTTGCTTATTTCGATTACAGAACACAGTAGTTTCACGTTGGCTTATGTGGTTGCAGGAGCTTCGGTAATTGTGCTGATTTCGCTTTATTCAATTTCAATTTTAAAGAATAAAAAGTTTCCGGCTTTTATTGGGATTTCGCTCACATTTTTATACACATTTATTTTTGTGATTATTCAAATGGAAGATTATGCATTGTTGGTGGGTAGTATCGGATTGTTCCTGATTTTGGCTGCTGTGATGTATTTTTCTAGGAAGATTGATTGGGGAGCGGGGAATTAG
- a CDS encoding carboxypeptidase-like regulatory domain-containing protein — MTAVEKGKFCELCNKKVHDLNTLNKVEIKNLLKSEEKICGRIKKTYPNYTVNIKKYGIALSIASILGFTNLNAKTNSSLIQLETTIPYQNPTIQNDTIILKGTVKEDKFPLPGVLIKIKGTKLETNTDFEGHFSFIIPKNEISQELILIFSHIGMETKEVEIKKNHEKIEVELTSDNMLLGEVVIIKKSFWRRIFGY, encoded by the coding sequence ATGACAGCTGTTGAAAAAGGAAAATTCTGTGAACTTTGCAACAAAAAAGTACATGATTTAAATACCTTGAACAAAGTTGAAATTAAAAATTTATTGAAATCTGAAGAAAAAATTTGTGGTAGGATAAAAAAAACTTATCCAAATTATACTGTCAATATAAAAAAATATGGAATTGCACTTTCGATAGCTTCGATACTAGGATTTACAAATTTGAATGCGAAAACAAATTCATCACTAATACAACTAGAAACTACAATTCCATATCAAAATCCTACAATTCAAAATGATACTATCATTTTAAAAGGAACTGTAAAAGAGGATAAATTTCCTTTACCTGGTGTTTTAATAAAAATAAAAGGAACAAAACTAGAGACAAATACTGATTTTGAAGGTCATTTTTCATTCATCATTCCAAAAAATGAAATTTCACAAGAATTGATTTTGATTTTTAGCCACATTGGCATGGAAACTAAGGAAGTTGAAATTAAAAAGAATCATGAAAAAATTGAAGTTGAACTAACTTCTGACAATATGCTACTTGGAGAAGTTGTTATTATAAAAAAATCATTTTGGAGAAGAATATTTGGTTATTGA
- a CDS encoding lipocalin family protein → MKNRSLLFAFALTIGLFATSCSDDDNEGETIVPLAGKWNLMQVGTVVAGQEVLIDAPQNEEGCAEDYMELKVSDEVILGDYDSTDAPCELTTTTGVYVRSHNNLTTVFGDVSRTQDIMNLTVTQLKLRDASGAIEVYERD, encoded by the coding sequence ATGAAAAATCGAAGTCTATTATTCGCCTTTGCGTTAACAATCGGATTATTTGCCACATCATGTAGTGATGACGATAACGAAGGTGAAACAATTGTCCCTCTAGCGGGAAAATGGAATTTAATGCAAGTGGGAACAGTAGTTGCTGGACAAGAAGTTTTAATTGATGCTCCTCAAAATGAAGAAGGATGTGCCGAAGATTACATGGAACTTAAAGTTAGTGATGAAGTTATTCTAGGAGATTATGATTCTACAGATGCTCCATGTGAATTAACTACCACTACAGGAGTTTACGTGCGATCGCACAATAACTTAACTACTGTTTTTGGCGATGTATCTAGAACGCAAGATATTATGAATCTTACAGTTACACAATTAAAGTTAAGAGATGCTAGTGGTGCGATTGAAGTATATGAAAGAGACTAA
- a CDS encoding alpha/beta hydrolase produces MIPLHGLIKNRNRAIPIAIYQPKEIKQSNHIPIIFSHGYGENQGGDYLKYAYLTEFLASKGYFVVSIQHELPTDELLAMTGKLQETRKPNWERGAENIYFALNQMKKKYPSLDYNKLNLIGHSNGGDMSVLFAHLYPELVAKIISMDNRRMKLPRTAKPKVFTLRSNDYPADDGVLPTNEEIEKFDITIQFTNINHSNMDSDATEEERKYINSKILDYLNN; encoded by the coding sequence TTGATACCGTTACATGGATTGATAAAAAACAGAAACAGAGCTATTCCAATTGCAATTTATCAACCTAAAGAAATAAAACAATCAAATCATATTCCAATAATATTTAGTCATGGTTATGGAGAAAATCAAGGTGGTGACTATTTAAAGTATGCCTATTTAACTGAATTTCTAGCTTCAAAAGGCTATTTTGTAGTGAGTATTCAACACGAATTGCCTACCGATGAACTTTTGGCTATGACCGGAAAACTGCAAGAAACCCGAAAACCTAATTGGGAACGAGGTGCTGAAAATATCTATTTTGCGTTGAATCAAATGAAAAAAAAATATCCATCACTTGATTATAATAAACTAAATTTAATTGGTCATTCTAACGGTGGCGATATGTCGGTTTTGTTTGCTCATTTGTATCCAGAACTTGTAGCAAAAATCATTTCGATGGATAACCGTAGAATGAAACTTCCTAGAACTGCAAAGCCAAAAGTTTTTACACTTCGATCTAATGATTATCCTGCAGACGATGGCGTTTTGCCTACTAATGAAGAAATTGAGAAATTTGACATCACAATTCAATTCACCAACATAAACCACAGCAATATGGATAGTGATGCAACTGAAGAAGAACGGAAGTATATTAATTCTAAAATATTGGATTATTTAAACAATTAA
- the bla gene encoding class A beta-lactamase — MTKQLLIYIFITTLFVSSCKENKPETEVKNEPNTNLKSEIEKIISTKKADIGISIIHSENEEIVEINGDKHYPMLSTVKFPIALAILSKIEKGELKMSQEIFIKKEELLQNTWSPFREKFPEGNITISLEEALNWMVIYSDNNITDILLRLIDGTKSVEKTVNDNRFIIKNNEEDMHKNWESQFVNKTTPTAFAQLLKNFSEEKIVNKANTEWLYQSMVNSENGLKRLKGKLPNVKIAQRAGTSFTNEQGITGAINNIGIIELPNKQKIYIAVFVHNTTEEFSKGEEIIADIAKVTWDYYIEKNGK; from the coding sequence ATGACTAAACAACTACTGATTTACATATTTATTACCACTTTATTTGTTAGTTCTTGCAAAGAAAACAAACCCGAAACCGAAGTAAAAAATGAACCTAATACAAACTTAAAAAGCGAAATTGAGAAAATCATTTCAACAAAAAAAGCTGATATTGGCATTTCTATAATTCATTCTGAAAATGAAGAAATAGTTGAAATTAACGGAGATAAACACTATCCTATGTTGAGTACCGTAAAATTTCCAATTGCTTTGGCTATTTTATCTAAAATTGAAAAAGGTGAATTAAAGATGAGCCAAGAAATCTTCATCAAAAAAGAAGAATTGCTACAAAATACGTGGAGTCCATTTAGAGAAAAATTTCCCGAAGGAAACATAACTATTTCTTTGGAAGAAGCATTGAATTGGATGGTGATTTACAGCGATAACAACATAACCGACATTTTACTCCGTTTAATTGATGGAACAAAAAGTGTTGAAAAAACAGTGAATGACAATCGATTCATCATTAAAAACAATGAAGAAGATATGCACAAAAATTGGGAATCGCAGTTTGTAAACAAAACAACTCCAACTGCATTTGCACAACTTTTGAAAAATTTTTCAGAAGAAAAAATAGTAAATAAAGCAAATACAGAATGGCTTTATCAATCAATGGTAAACAGCGAAAACGGCTTAAAACGACTAAAAGGAAAACTACCGAATGTAAAAATTGCTCAACGTGCCGGAACATCGTTTACAAATGAACAAGGAATCACAGGTGCAATCAATAACATCGGAATTATCGAACTACCAAATAAACAAAAAATTTACATTGCTGTTTTTGTGCACAACACTACCGAAGAATTTAGTAAAGGAGAAGAAATTATTGCTGATATTGCCAAGGTTACTTGGGATTATTATATTGAAAAAAACGGAAAATAG
- the murA gene encoding UDP-N-acetylglucosamine 1-carboxyvinyltransferase has translation MGTFKIEGGHRLKGEIHPQGAKNEALQILCTVLLTSEKVTINNIPDILDVNKLITLLGNLGVKMQKNGPGSITFQADEVNVGYLETEAFKKEGGSLRGSIMIVGPLLARFGKGYIPKPGGDKIGRRRLDTHFEGFINLGAKFRYNREDHFYGVEIEGRLKGAYMLLDEASVTGTANIVMASVLAEGTTTIYNAACEPYLQQLCGMLNSMGAKITGVGSNLLNIEGVESLGGCTHRILPDMIEIGSWIGLAAMTRSEITIKNVSWDNLGVIPSVFRKLGITIERRGDDIYIPEHKDGYEIKKDIDGSILTVADAPWPGFTPDLLSIVLVVATQAKGEVLIHQKMFESRLFFVDKLIDMGAKIILCDPHRAIVIGHNFQSQLKATTMSSPDIRAGISLLIAALSAKGTSTIQNIEQIDRGYERIDERLRAIGASVVRV, from the coding sequence ATGGGAACATTCAAAATAGAAGGCGGTCATCGTCTTAAAGGAGAAATTCATCCGCAAGGAGCAAAAAACGAAGCATTACAAATTTTATGTACGGTATTGCTAACCTCTGAAAAGGTTACGATTAATAACATTCCGGATATTTTGGATGTCAATAAATTAATTACACTTTTAGGAAACTTAGGTGTAAAAATGCAAAAAAACGGACCGGGTTCCATTACGTTTCAAGCAGATGAAGTAAATGTAGGTTATCTCGAAACCGAAGCATTTAAAAAAGAAGGAGGTTCGTTACGTGGTTCTATCATGATTGTTGGTCCACTTTTGGCTCGTTTCGGAAAAGGTTATATTCCTAAACCAGGCGGCGATAAAATTGGAAGAAGACGATTAGATACACACTTTGAAGGATTCATCAATTTAGGAGCAAAATTCCGTTACAACAGAGAAGACCATTTTTATGGTGTGGAAATCGAAGGTCGTTTAAAAGGAGCTTATATGCTTTTGGATGAAGCTTCCGTTACAGGAACAGCTAATATTGTAATGGCTTCTGTTTTGGCGGAAGGAACAACAACAATTTATAATGCTGCTTGTGAACCTTATTTGCAGCAATTGTGTGGTATGCTAAATTCGATGGGAGCAAAGATAACCGGTGTTGGTTCAAATTTATTAAACATCGAAGGTGTTGAAAGTTTAGGCGGATGCACGCACAGAATTCTTCCTGATATGATTGAAATTGGAAGTTGGATTGGTTTAGCTGCGATGACCAGAAGCGAAATCACCATCAAAAATGTGAGTTGGGATAATTTAGGTGTCATTCCATCTGTTTTTAGAAAATTAGGAATCACGATCGAACGTCGTGGTGATGATATTTATATTCCTGAACATAAAGATGGTTATGAAATTAAAAAAGATATCGATGGTTCTATTCTAACCGTTGCTGATGCTCCATGGCCAGGATTTACGCCTGATTTATTGAGTATTGTTCTTGTGGTTGCTACGCAAGCAAAAGGCGAAGTATTGATTCACCAAAAAATGTTTGAAAGCCGTTTATTCTTTGTAGATAAATTAATTGACATGGGTGCAAAAATCATTCTTTGTGATCCGCACCGTGCCATTGTAATCGGACATAATTTTCAATCGCAACTAAAAGCTACAACGATGTCTTCACCGGATATTCGTGCCGGAATTTCGTTGTTAATTGCCGCTTTATCCGCAAAAGGAACAAGTACAATTCAAAACATAGAACAAATTGATAGAGGTTACGAGCGAATTGACGAACGATTAAGAGCTATTGGTGCAAGCGTTGTTAGAGTGTAA
- a CDS encoding DUF4290 domain-containing protein, giving the protein MTHNEKAHDIVHVLEYNAERPHLMIPEYGRHLQKLIDQATIIEDREERNKAARYIIKVMGSLNPHLRDVLDFQHKLWDQLFIMSNFKLEVDSPYPIPTREVINLKPERLGYPQKFPKYRFYGNNIKYMIDVANSWEDSELKSALIKVIANHMKKSYLSWNKDTVDDKAIFDHLLELSGGRIDLHQSSEELLNTSDLMRTNKKVSNKNMPLIQKNPLIKKNNKNIKAKPYKNNNQK; this is encoded by the coding sequence ATGACTCACAATGAAAAGGCACATGATATTGTGCATGTTTTAGAATATAATGCCGAGCGTCCTCATTTGATGATTCCTGAGTACGGCCGTCATTTGCAAAAATTGATTGATCAAGCTACTATTATTGAAGATAGGGAAGAGCGTAACAAAGCCGCTCGATATATCATCAAAGTTATGGGAAGTTTGAATCCACACTTGCGTGATGTGCTTGATTTTCAGCATAAATTATGGGATCAACTCTTCATCATGTCTAATTTTAAATTAGAGGTTGATAGTCCGTATCCAATTCCAACCCGTGAAGTTATCAACCTGAAACCGGAGCGATTGGGTTATCCTCAAAAATTTCCGAAGTATCGATTCTACGGAAATAACATCAAATATATGATTGATGTGGCAAACAGTTGGGAAGATAGCGAGTTGAAATCGGCTCTCATCAAAGTGATTGCCAACCACATGAAAAAATCCTATCTAAGTTGGAATAAAGATACCGTTGATGATAAGGCAATTTTTGATCATTTATTAGAACTTTCCGGCGGAAGAATTGATTTGCATCAAAGTTCAGAAGAGTTATTGAATACATCCGATTTGATGCGAACCAATAAAAAGGTTTCCAATAAAAATATGCCGCTTATTCAAAAAAATCCTTTGATTAAGAAAAATAATAAAAACATAAAGGCAAAACCGTATAAAAATAACAATCAGAAATAA
- a CDS encoding DUF493 family protein, translating to MDKNTEEFYERLKEELRTTSNWPSIYLYKFIVPTDTSKIKAVEEAFNNMGAVINTVQSKTGKFTSVSVNVNMESPEHVVAKYQEVSTVEGIISL from the coding sequence ATGGATAAGAATACGGAAGAATTTTATGAAAGACTGAAAGAAGAATTACGAACTACTTCAAATTGGCCTTCCATTTACCTTTATAAATTTATTGTTCCAACCGACACTTCAAAAATAAAAGCGGTGGAAGAAGCGTTTAACAACATGGGTGCAGTGATTAACACCGTACAATCAAAAACCGGTAAATTTACAAGTGTTTCAGTTAATGTAAACATGGAAAGTCCGGAACATGTAGTGGCAAAATACCAAGAAGTTTCTACTGTAGAAGGTATAATTTCGCTCTAA
- a CDS encoding AAA family ATPase produces MNKEIIVITGGPGTGKTTIINGLIEKSYTCFPEISREIINDARKQGIEQLFLEKPLLFSELLLEGRKKQYIQAKEHSENLIFLDRGIPDILAYMHYIGDSYPSFFDEECRTNKYTKVFLLPPWQEIYQSDEERYENFEQAKLIYNHLKETYEKYGYELIEVPMDHQDNRILFILDAISR; encoded by the coding sequence GTGAATAAAGAAATTATAGTTATTACCGGTGGTCCCGGAACAGGAAAAACAACAATTATTAACGGTTTAATTGAAAAAAGCTACACTTGTTTTCCTGAAATTTCCAGAGAAATTATTAACGATGCCCGAAAACAGGGAATTGAGCAATTATTTTTGGAAAAACCATTATTGTTTAGCGAATTGTTATTGGAAGGAAGAAAAAAACAATACATTCAAGCAAAAGAACATTCAGAAAACTTAATTTTTTTAGATCGTGGTATTCCTGATATTTTAGCTTATATGCATTATATCGGAGATAGTTATCCTTCTTTTTTTGATGAAGAATGTCGTACAAATAAATACACAAAAGTCTTTCTTTTACCACCTTGGCAAGAAATTTATCAATCGGATGAAGAACGTTATGAAAACTTTGAACAGGCTAAACTCATCTACAATCATTTAAAAGAAACCTACGAAAAATATGGCTATGAACTCATAGAAGTTCCAATGGATCACCAAGATAACAGAATTCTTTTTATCTTAGATGCCATATCGCGATAA
- a CDS encoding RecQ family ATP-dependent DNA helicase encodes MIKAEDILKKYWGFDEFRTPQKEIINAVLSGSDSFGLMPTGGGKSICFQVPALMKDGICLVISPLIALMKDQVENLSKRDIKALALTGGISTDETITLLDNCLYGNYKFLYLSPERLEQDWVLEKIKNLPLNLIAIDEAHCVSQWGHDFRPSYLKIGQLKSFFPAVPFLASTASATERVKKDIIEQLKLENPAVFQKSFARENIAYMVIETEDKLYKIEQILNKNPESSIIYVRNRKSCFDVSNQLQQMGFKAAFYHGGLPMKEKTKNMDLWMSEKVQVMVATNAFGMGIDKANVRTVIHIQLPENIENYYQEAGRAGRNGQKSYAVLLVGPGDVISARGQFISGLPDKEFLKTVYIKLCNYFQIAYGEGINEEFPFNLNHFCSQYNFPIIKTYSGLQFLDRQGIISFTQEYSEKINLQFIIESKEVIRYISLNPSEEEIILAFLRTYPGIYEYQTAVNLSLIARKSNSSEDQVEQVLNRLKEKGIVDYIAKNNDAIITFNEVREDERTINRVSKYLEKQNDLKKEQIEEVFHYITNNEICKSRFILEYFGEKNTTNCGICSYCISKKEKNKNSNQLSQLILNKISEKPYSSRELEKLIDCKEQELIFALQELLDEEKIIILPNNKYTKA; translated from the coding sequence ATGATAAAAGCCGAAGATATTTTAAAAAAATATTGGGGATTTGATGAATTTCGAACACCTCAAAAAGAAATTATAAACGCCGTTCTATCCGGATCTGATTCATTTGGTTTAATGCCCACCGGCGGAGGAAAATCAATCTGTTTTCAAGTTCCGGCTTTAATGAAAGACGGAATATGTCTGGTAATTTCTCCCTTGATTGCATTGATGAAAGATCAAGTAGAAAACCTTTCCAAAAGAGATATAAAAGCACTGGCCTTAACGGGAGGAATTTCTACCGACGAAACTATCACATTGTTAGATAATTGTTTATACGGAAACTACAAATTTTTATACCTCTCACCCGAACGATTAGAACAAGATTGGGTTTTAGAAAAAATAAAAAACCTTCCACTAAATTTAATAGCTATTGATGAAGCTCATTGTGTTTCGCAATGGGGTCACGATTTTCGTCCGTCTTACTTAAAAATCGGACAATTAAAAAGTTTCTTTCCGGCAGTTCCTTTTTTGGCTTCAACGGCTTCGGCTACCGAAAGAGTAAAAAAAGACATCATTGAGCAATTAAAATTAGAAAATCCGGCTGTTTTTCAAAAATCATTTGCACGAGAGAATATTGCCTACATGGTTATTGAAACGGAAGATAAATTATATAAGATTGAACAAATTCTGAACAAAAATCCGGAATCATCCATTATATATGTGCGAAACCGAAAATCTTGTTTTGATGTATCGAATCAATTGCAGCAAATGGGTTTTAAAGCCGCTTTTTATCACGGTGGTTTGCCGATGAAAGAAAAGACAAAAAACATGGATTTGTGGATGTCTGAAAAAGTGCAAGTCATGGTAGCAACCAATGCGTTTGGAATGGGAATTGACAAAGCCAATGTTCGAACTGTCATTCATATTCAACTGCCGGAAAACATTGAAAACTATTATCAAGAAGCCGGTCGTGCCGGTAGAAATGGACAAAAATCGTATGCAGTGTTATTGGTTGGCCCTGGCGATGTAATTTCAGCAAGAGGACAATTCATTTCTGGTTTGCCCGATAAAGAATTTCTGAAAACAGTTTATATTAAATTGTGTAATTATTTTCAAATTGCTTATGGTGAAGGAATTAATGAAGAATTTCCGTTTAATTTGAATCATTTTTGTTCACAATATAATTTTCCCATCATAAAAACGTATTCGGGTTTGCAATTTTTAGACCGACAAGGAATCATCAGTTTTACGCAGGAATATTCAGAAAAAATTAATTTACAATTCATTATTGAAAGCAAAGAAGTGATTCGATACATCAGCTTAAATCCTTCTGAAGAGGAAATCATTTTAGCTTTTTTACGAACGTATCCAGGCATTTATGAATACCAAACAGCTGTAAATCTTTCACTTATTGCACGAAAAAGCAATAGTTCCGAAGATCAGGTTGAGCAAGTTTTAAATCGTCTAAAAGAAAAAGGTATTGTTGATTATATTGCCAAAAATAATGATGCGATAATTACTTTTAATGAAGTTAGAGAAGACGAACGCACAATTAATCGAGTTTCAAAATATTTAGAAAAGCAAAACGATTTAAAAAAGGAACAAATCGAAGAGGTTTTTCATTACATTACTAATAATGAAATTTGCAAAAGTCGTTTTATATTAGAATATTTTGGCGAAAAAAATACAACCAATTGCGGAATTTGCTCCTATTGCATTTCCAAAAAAGAAAAAAACAAAAATTCAAATCAGCTTAGTCAATTGATTCTGAATAAGATTTCCGAAAAACCATATTCTTCTCGTGAACTGGAAAAATTAATTGATTGTAAAGAGCAGGAACTTATCTTTGCATTACAAGAACTGTTGGATGAAGAAAAAATAATTATTCTTCCCAATAATAAATACACAAAAGCATAG
- the fmt gene encoding methionyl-tRNA formyltransferase produces the protein MEKLRIVFMGTPDFAVGILDTILSNNYNVVGVITAPDKPAGRGQKINTSAVKDYALEKGVKILQPTNLKDEAFLSELKSLDANCQVVVAFRMLPEVVWKMPKFGTFNLHASLLPNYRGAAPINWAIINGETKTGVTTFFIDDKIDTGAIIHSAETPIEPTENVGQLHDRLMILGSTTVIETLKAIENGTVQTTLQTDSPEIKTAYKLNRDNCKIDWTKSGEEIFNLIRGLSPYPVAWNLIQDGEQEWNVKIYEASFEKENHSLAIGTIVSTKKEMKIAVSDGFIHILSIQFPGKKKMTVQELLNGMKFSSTAMAL, from the coding sequence ATGGAAAAATTACGCATCGTTTTTATGGGAACACCCGATTTTGCGGTTGGAATTTTAGACACAATCTTATCTAACAATTATAATGTTGTTGGCGTAATCACTGCTCCCGATAAACCCGCCGGAAGAGGTCAGAAAATAAACACTTCTGCCGTAAAAGACTATGCTTTGGAAAAAGGAGTAAAAATTCTACAACCAACCAATTTAAAAGACGAAGCTTTTTTAAGCGAATTAAAAAGTCTTGATGCCAATTGTCAAGTGGTTGTTGCTTTTAGAATGTTGCCGGAAGTAGTTTGGAAAATGCCAAAATTTGGAACTTTCAATTTACATGCTTCCCTCCTACCAAATTACAGAGGAGCTGCTCCTATTAATTGGGCAATTATTAATGGTGAAACCAAAACCGGAGTAACCACTTTTTTTATTGATGATAAAATTGATACCGGAGCCATTATCCATTCAGCCGAAACGCCAATTGAACCAACTGAAAATGTGGGTCAATTACACGATAGATTAATGATTTTAGGTAGTACAACTGTTATTGAAACATTGAAAGCTATTGAAAACGGAACGGTGCAAACAACTTTACAAACCGATTCACCCGAAATAAAAACAGCTTATAAACTCAACCGAGACAATTGTAAAATTGACTGGACAAAATCCGGAGAAGAAATTTTTAATCTAATTCGAGGTTTGAGTCCGTATCCGGTAGCTTGGAACTTAATACAAGACGGAGAACAAGAATGGAACGTAAAAATCTATGAAGCTTCTTTTGAAAAAGAAAATCATTCTCTTGCAATAGGAACTATTGTTTCTACCAAAAAAGAAATGAAAATCGCTGTATCGGATGGTTTTATTCACATTTTATCTATTCAATTCCCCGGAAAAAAGAAAATGACTGTTCAGGAATTGCTTAATGGAATGAAATTTTCTTCCACTGCAATGGCTCTTTAG
- a CDS encoding HU family DNA-binding protein — MNKSELIDAIAADAGITKAAAKLALESFLGNVGATLKKGGRVSLVGFGSWSVSKRAARDGRNPQTGKTIKIAAKNVVKFKAGAELEGTVN; from the coding sequence ATGAACAAATCAGAATTAATCGATGCTATTGCTGCAGACGCAGGTATCACTAAAGCAGCTGCTAAATTAGCTTTAGAATCATTTTTAGGAAACGTAGGTGCTACTTTGAAAAAAGGTGGAAGAGTTTCTTTAGTAGGTTTCGGATCATGGTCAGTTTCTAAAAGAGCTGCAAGAGATGGTAGAAACCCACAAACAGGAAAAACTATCAAAATTGCTGCTAAGAATGTTGTTAAATTCAAAGCTGGTGCTGAATTAGAAGGTACTGTAAACTAG